The Nitrospira sp. genome window below encodes:
- a CDS encoding adenine nucleotide alpha hydrolase family protein gives MNCTKCKTKAVMKLPRHNAAFCKQCFNTFVQDQVGKAIRSQDMFAREHRILVAVSGGKDSLALWDLLLKLGYKADALYVNLGIGGYSESSHKKVVHFAETVAAAHGAVVHIHTVEREEGAGIRELAMIVHRPTCSTCGTIKRYQFNHAALQHGYDVMATGHNLDDEAARLLGNVLHWQDEYLEKQGPSLPASLDGFAKKVKPLYRLTERELAAYCVVNRIEYVVEECPMAQGARTLVYKEVLNRLETESPGTKQMFYWGFLEKQRKADSSTRMSDRDRSRLHPCSLCGQPTTADTCSYCKLMAKAKVSTPH, from the coding sequence ATGAACTGCACAAAGTGCAAAACCAAAGCAGTGATGAAATTGCCTCGTCACAATGCCGCATTCTGCAAGCAATGCTTTAACACTTTCGTGCAAGACCAGGTTGGAAAAGCGATTCGGTCTCAGGATATGTTTGCGAGAGAACACCGTATTCTTGTCGCTGTGTCCGGCGGCAAGGATAGTTTGGCCTTGTGGGATCTTCTGTTGAAGTTGGGATATAAGGCTGATGCGTTGTATGTGAATCTTGGCATTGGTGGCTATTCCGAGTCGTCTCATAAGAAAGTCGTGCATTTTGCTGAAACAGTGGCGGCGGCCCATGGTGCAGTGGTGCATATCCATACCGTAGAGCGTGAAGAAGGAGCTGGCATCCGTGAGCTCGCCATGATCGTTCATCGTCCAACATGTTCGACCTGTGGGACAATTAAACGGTATCAATTCAACCACGCTGCCCTTCAACATGGGTACGATGTGATGGCAACCGGGCATAACTTGGACGACGAGGCAGCCAGGCTCCTCGGCAACGTGCTGCACTGGCAGGATGAATATCTTGAGAAGCAAGGTCCGAGTCTCCCCGCTTCCCTCGATGGATTCGCCAAAAAAGTGAAACCGTTGTATCGATTGACCGAGCGTGAATTGGCGGCATATTGTGTTGTGAATCGGATCGAGTATGTCGTTGAGGAATGCCCCATGGCTCAAGGGGCCCGTACGCTTGTTTATAAAGAGGTCTTGAACCGGTTGGAAACGGAGTCGCCCGGTACCAAGCAAATGTTTTACTGGGGTTTTCTCGAAAAGCAACGAAAGGCTGACTCATCCACAAGGATGAGTGATAGGGACCGCTCCAGGTTGCACCCGTGCTCCCTTTGTGGCCAACCAACGACGGCAGACACCTGCTCGTATTGTAAGCTGATGGCCAAAGCCAAGGTCTCGACGCCTCATTAG
- a CDS encoding TrkA C-terminal domain-containing protein, giving the protein MTFELLGRVHKELSITGQAFYETVLAISELVNRKVQIIRLHSHASTLLKQIDAVTGRLGQQIVTRVSDRLLEKPTVDSGVSMIDELLSNAMTEVQQLKTFLVRIDTQIRELKLEAIHQDLLAFQRDLTLRSSGIERIIVTRSAVATQEPLGALPYSASAHVATVLRGPFLLAPDKNLLLRPGDIVILIGGQAELDKLTTWFTSQRPLTPS; this is encoded by the coding sequence ATGACATTCGAACTACTTGGCCGCGTTCACAAAGAGCTTTCCATCACCGGTCAGGCCTTTTACGAAACCGTGCTCGCCATCTCCGAGCTGGTTAACAGGAAAGTTCAAATTATCCGTCTACACTCGCACGCTTCGACATTACTGAAACAAATAGATGCGGTCACAGGTCGGCTTGGTCAGCAAATCGTCACACGGGTGTCCGATCGACTGCTCGAAAAGCCCACAGTTGATTCAGGTGTCAGCATGATCGACGAGCTGCTGAGCAACGCAATGACCGAAGTTCAACAGCTAAAAACCTTCCTCGTCCGGATCGACACACAAATACGAGAACTCAAACTTGAAGCGATTCATCAAGATCTACTGGCATTTCAGCGCGATCTCACGCTTCGATCAAGCGGTATTGAGCGGATTATCGTGACCCGTAGTGCGGTGGCAACACAGGAACCTTTGGGTGCACTTCCCTATTCTGCCTCCGCACACGTCGCGACCGTACTCCGAGGGCCTTTTCTCTTGGCCCCCGATAAAAATCTCCTCTTGCGTCCCGGTGATATCGTCATCCTGATCGGCGGTCAGGCAGAACTGGACAAGCTCACGACATGGTTCACCAGCCAACGACCCCTTACGCCTTCTTAA
- a CDS encoding Do family serine endopeptidase, with protein MIMRTSRSRRVRQFLFSTASILLFVTLETRHAEAFSAESPGIRMLEEIQTVITELAEETKHSVVNLFPITGGGRSREAPGERMPNASGSGSGVIVDQDGHIVTNNHVVGDATEIEVRLSDKTQLIAHVVGKDPDTDLALLKVSAGRPLTSARFGDSTGVKVGQWVLAVGNPFGLDQTVTLGVVSGIGRENINLSRYENFIQTDASINPGNSGGPLFNLRGEVIGINTAIINFAQGIGFAIPSNMAKQVIEQLLTKGKVVRGWLGVGIQPLTSELAKKFGVTEGGGVLVNEVFERDPAALAGIQPGDVIVRINGVVVDSPNKLSRLIGTLAPGATSQIEVVRDLKHLLLDIPLTERPDNPVLASIPRIEKLENTLGLEVQESTADLVEKFRLRQSKGVIITKVEPNSLAQAEGLREGDLIIEVNRTDVSSLGEFTSTISQSRRGDALLLRVLRESHAFYVVLKPIN; from the coding sequence ATGATCATGCGTACATCCCGTTCAAGGCGAGTCAGGCAATTCCTATTCTCCACCGCCTCAATTCTTCTTTTTGTCACCTTAGAAACGCGGCATGCCGAAGCATTCTCAGCTGAATCACCTGGCATTCGCATGCTCGAAGAGATTCAAACGGTCATTACCGAATTAGCAGAAGAGACCAAGCACTCCGTCGTCAACCTCTTTCCAATCACTGGTGGTGGCAGATCCCGGGAAGCCCCAGGCGAACGCATGCCAAATGCGTCAGGCTCCGGTTCTGGTGTGATCGTCGACCAGGACGGTCATATCGTGACGAACAACCATGTCGTCGGCGATGCCACCGAGATTGAAGTACGGCTCTCCGACAAGACACAACTCATCGCTCACGTGGTCGGAAAAGATCCGGACACGGACTTGGCTCTGCTCAAGGTATCGGCAGGCAGACCGCTCACCAGTGCGCGGTTCGGGGATTCGACAGGGGTCAAGGTGGGCCAGTGGGTACTGGCCGTCGGAAATCCTTTCGGGCTGGACCAGACCGTGACCCTTGGTGTCGTCAGCGGTATTGGTCGTGAAAACATCAATCTCTCACGCTATGAAAATTTCATTCAGACCGACGCTTCTATCAACCCTGGTAATTCAGGAGGTCCGCTTTTTAACCTTCGTGGCGAGGTGATTGGGATCAATACGGCGATCATCAATTTTGCGCAAGGGATCGGCTTCGCGATCCCATCAAACATGGCCAAGCAGGTCATTGAACAACTGCTCACCAAAGGAAAAGTCGTACGAGGATGGCTCGGCGTCGGCATCCAGCCGTTGACCTCTGAGTTGGCCAAGAAATTCGGTGTCACGGAAGGCGGCGGGGTACTGGTCAATGAAGTATTCGAGAGGGATCCTGCAGCGCTCGCCGGAATTCAGCCTGGTGATGTCATCGTTCGCATCAATGGCGTCGTGGTCGATTCTCCCAACAAACTCTCTCGACTAATCGGAACACTCGCTCCAGGCGCAACATCTCAGATCGAAGTTGTTCGAGACTTGAAGCATCTACTTCTCGATATTCCACTGACCGAACGACCTGATAATCCAGTTCTGGCATCCATTCCTCGAATAGAGAAGTTGGAGAACACACTCGGTCTCGAGGTTCAGGAATCGACCGCTGATCTCGTGGAAAAGTTCAGACTCCGTCAGTCGAAGGGCGTGATCATCACCAAGGTCGAGCCAAACAGCCTAGCGCAAGCCGAGGGGCTTCGAGAAGGTGACCTGATCATAGAGGTCAACAGGACTGATGTGTCCTCCTTGGGGGAATTTACGTCTACAATTTCTCAATCTCGACGAGGTGATGCCCTCTTGCTCCGCGTGCTCCGAGAAAGCCACGCGTTTTATGTCGTCCTCAAACCAATCAACTGA